The DNA sequence GGCGGGTCACGCTCGGCACCGGGCTGGCCGCGGAGGTCAAGGCGGCCCGCGGCGACTACGTGCTGAAGGCCCCGCGGGTGGCCACGCCGAGCCTGCGGTTCTCCGCGTCGAGCCCCGGTTCCTGGGGCAAGGCGGTCCAGGTGCGGATCGCGCCGTCGGTGAGCGCGTCGCTGCCGGTGCTGCCCGAGCCGAACGAGGGCCCGCTGTTCATCACCGCGATCGCCGCCGACGCGGAGCGCGACGCCGGCGCGATCGAGGTGAACGCGGTGCCCGGGCTCGACCCCGACGACCTGCCCGGCGACGTCTGGATCCTGATCAACAACCGGCGCTTCCCGGTCACTGTGGCGCAGCCCGAATCGGGGAAGGTGACACTCACCTTCCCCGACGGCACCACGCACGCGCCGTGGAAGACCGGCCTCACCGTGCGCCGGGTGCGCCGGGCCAACGCCGGCGCCGGCCCGAAGCTGCGGGTCAGCGGCTCCAGCCGGCTGTACGAGGGCGCGGTCGCGCAGCTCGACACCGGGAACCAGCTGAGCACCCTGAACGTCTTGGCGATCGAGCCCGACGACGTCGTCACCTTCGACGCCGACACCCCCGCGGAGGTCTTCGAGACCGCGCGGCTCCTGCTGGTCGAGTCCACAGTGGACACGCGGTTCGCCGACCCCGGCGGCGGCTCGGTGACCGAAACCTTCCGCAACCTGCGCCTGACCGGCGACGGGCCCGGCACCGTGACGGGCACGCTGGCGAGCCAGTCGCGGCTGGTGCGGGCGACCGCGCTGGAGCTGAGCACCGATCCCACCGAATTCCCGACGCCCGCCACCGGTTCGTGGCTCAGCCTCGCCGACGACGGCGACGACGCCTTCGGGGGCCTCGACGTCGGGGACTTCGTCGGCACGGACGGCGGGAGCGGCAAGCGCACCGGCATCGTGGCGCTGGAGGACATCGACGAGATCGCGATCTGCGCGGTGCCCGGCGTGTGGGCGGGCACCGTCGAATCGGCGCTGGTGACCCACTGCGAACAGCTCAAGGACCGGTTCGCCGTCCTCGATCCGCGGGACGGCCTCGACCTCGAGGGCATCCAGGAGTTCCGGGAACCGTTCGACACCAAGTACGCCGCGCTGTACTACCCGTGGCTGGTCGTCAACGACCCCTCGACCAACCGGTTCGTCGAGGTGCCGCCCTCGGGCCACATCATCGGGATCTACGCCCGCACCGACGTCGAGCGGGGCGTGCACAAGGCGCCGGCCAACGCGGTCGTCCGCGGCATCCGGCTGACCGACGGCATCGCCCAGGACGTCACCAAGCGGCACCAGGACCTGCTGAACCCCCGGGGGATCAACGCGCTGCGGTTCTTCCCCGGCCTCGGCCAGCGGGTGTGGGGCGCGCGCACGCTGTCCTCGGACACCTCGTGGAAGTACGTCAACGTGCGGCGGCTCTTCCTGTTCCTCGAGGAGTCGATCGACGAGGGCACGCAGTGGGTCGTGTTCGAGCCGAACGACGAATCGCTGTGGGCGCTGGTGCGGCAGACGGTCGCGAACTTCCTCACCACCGTGTGGCGCAGCGGCGCGCTCGCCGGCACGACCGCGGACGAGGCGTTCTTCGTCCAGTGCGACCGCTCCACGATGACCGACGACGACATCGCGAACGGCAGGCTCATCTGCGTGATCGGGGTGGCGCCGGTGTTCCCGGCGGAGTTCGTGATCTTCCGGATCCAGCAGAAGACCCGCGAGCCCCAGCTCGTCTGACCACTGAAAGGCAAGAGAGATGCCACCTGTGACGCGGGACGACCCGTATGCCGCGTATAACTTCCTGGTCATCGTGACCAACGTCAGCGACGACGGCGTCGCGGTGAGCGGTTCGTTCACCGAAGCCAGCGGGCTGGACGTGGAACTGCCGGTGATCGAATACCGCACCGGCAGCGAGGACATCACGGTCCGCAAGCTCGTGGGCCTCAAGAAGTTCCCGAGCGCGCTGACGTTCAAGCGCGGGGTCACCGGCCACGTCGGGTTCTGGAACTGGGTGAAGGAGGCGCTCGACGGCCGGGTGCGGCGCACGTCCGGCTCGATCGTGA is a window from the Amycolatopsis sp. cg9 genome containing:
- a CDS encoding phage tail sheath family protein; its protein translation is MPEYLSPGVYVEEVDAGPRPIAGVSTSTAGMVGVTQRGPTDGKPKLVTNFLEFQTTFGGFLPEPDPAIRDAWAENPTEGGRWWLFPLAVKGFFDNGGQRLYVKRVASTTAQAASGEFGTGLVSAITRDAAAGAKVLELAHLVGFTGTDEVKVFRGSDNVEIGTVTITAYDAGKGRVTLGTGLAAEVKAARGDYVLKAPRVATPSLRFSASSPGSWGKAVQVRIAPSVSASLPVLPEPNEGPLFITAIAADAERDAGAIEVNAVPGLDPDDLPGDVWILINNRRFPVTVAQPESGKVTLTFPDGTTHAPWKTGLTVRRVRRANAGAGPKLRVSGSSRLYEGAVAQLDTGNQLSTLNVLAIEPDDVVTFDADTPAEVFETARLLLVESTVDTRFADPGGGSVTETFRNLRLTGDGPGTVTGTLASQSRLVRATALELSTDPTEFPTPATGSWLSLADDGDDAFGGLDVGDFVGTDGGSGKRTGIVALEDIDEIAICAVPGVWAGTVESALVTHCEQLKDRFAVLDPRDGLDLEGIQEFREPFDTKYAALYYPWLVVNDPSTNRFVEVPPSGHIIGIYARTDVERGVHKAPANAVVRGIRLTDGIAQDVTKRHQDLLNPRGINALRFFPGLGQRVWGARTLSSDTSWKYVNVRRLFLFLEESIDEGTQWVVFEPNDESLWALVRQTVANFLTTVWRSGALAGTTADEAFFVQCDRSTMTDDDIANGRLICVIGVAPVFPAEFVIFRIQQKTREPQLV
- a CDS encoding phage tail protein; translated protein: MPPVTRDDPYAAYNFLVIVTNVSDDGVAVSGSFTEASGLDVELPVIEYRTGSEDITVRKLVGLKKFPSALTFKRGVTGHVGFWNWVKEALDGRVRRTSGSIVMLDENRQEVMRWNFDRGWPTKYTGPSFNATKNEIAMETLVLAVESFVIDA